In Mangifera indica cultivar Alphonso chromosome 1, CATAS_Mindica_2.1, whole genome shotgun sequence, a single genomic region encodes these proteins:
- the LOC123216923 gene encoding uncharacterized protein LOC123216923 produces the protein MHNKEPSLPPHLSTSSLLQNRLVPLAIEKVSTSSPNTPSAVAGEGEKKSSWNSLFSPWKPSMKLEFFEPKGKDTLGRICVAPPPEVAEQGATRWNSCAVGFFLGKRPPFLTVKRALERHWSSFGLKDVMTSGQGVFILKFQDIDGVMRAVEEGQLTIAGQPFLVRKWTTNLPMVINDVKKVAIWVRLYGIPLEFWTPKGLSYIASAIGNPLYVDSITEEGTRLDFARICIEVKVDAECPDSICLALPNGESVIIQVEYTWKPIKCKGCQCFGHTTASCSLAPKQNVVSIPRKTPKEGAGRVLPVNFNGKDKLEQVTKDFDNKTKGRKMEVQKLEGKTLLTHKNNRFSALTIKETQELGKENIILIEEGKHGISTGDSDAIMEGKKYTTSAANEKAQENDESSKSSTKNANGGDDSDQVASPMMLSFGGKLRVDEMDFRKEDADLKSRNLGKKAAKQRKENSTPIPSK, from the coding sequence ATGCATAACAAGGAACCTTCTTTACCACCTCATTTGTCAACTTCTTCTCTTCTCCAAAACAGGTTGGTTCCCCTTGCCATTGAAAAGGTTTCTACTTCTTCCCCTAACACTCCCTCGGCAGTAGCTGGAGAAGGTGAAAAGAAAAGCTCATGGAACTCCCTTTTCTCCCCTTGGAAACCCTCTATGAAGCTGGAgttttttgaacctaaagggaagGATACCTTGGGGCGAATTTGTGTGGCACCTCCTCCCGAAGTAGCTGAGCAAGGAGCAACTAGATGGAATTCATGTGCGGTGGGcttcttccttggcaaaaggCCACCATTCTTGACTGTTAAAAGAGCTTTGGAGAGGCATTGGTCCTCGTTTGGCCTCAAAGATGTTATGACCTCCGGCCAAGGTGTCTTTATCCTTAAGTTTCAAGACATTGATGGAGTTATGAGAGCTGTGGAAGAGGGACAACTAACCATTGCAGGGCAGCCATTccttgttaggaaatggactacaaatcTTCCAATGGTAATCAATGATGTCAAAAAGGTTGCTATTTGGGTTAGATTGTATGGCATACCTCTTGAATTTTGGACCCCAAAAGGTcttagctacatagcaagtgcaATTGGAAATCCTCTCTATGTGGACTCCATAACTGAAGAAGGGACAAGGCTGGACTTTGCAAGAATTTGTATAGAGGTAAAGGTGGATGCGGAATGTCCTGATTCAATATGTTTAGCTTTGCCGAATGGAGAATCAGTGATAATCCAAGTGGAATACACATGGAAACCTATTAAATGCAAGGGATGTCAATGTTTCGGTCACACCACAGCAAGTTGTTCTCTAGCACCAAAGCAAAATGTTGTCTCTATCCCACGGAAAACTCCAAAGGAAGGGGCTGGAAGAGTGCTCCCTGTGAACTTTAATGGGAAAGACAAACTAGAGCAAGTAACAAAAGACTTTGACAATAAAACCAAAGGTAGAAAGATGGAGGTGCAAAAGCTGGAGGGGAAAACTTTGCTAACTCATAAGAATAATAGATTCTCTGCATTAACTATAAAGGAGACTCAAGAACTTGGAAAGGAGAATATAATTCTGATTGAGGAAGGAAAGCATGGGATTTCCACTGGTGATAGTGATGCCATAATGGAGGGTAAGAAATACACTACATCGGCAGCAAATGAGAAAGCTCAAGAGAATGACGAAAGCTCCAAAAGCAGCACTAAAAATGCAAATGGAGGGGATGACTCGGACCAAGTTGCCTCTCCTATGATGCTTTCTTTTGGAGGGAAACTAAGagtggatgagatggactttaGAAAAGAAGATGCTGATTTGAAAAGTaggaacttggggaagaaagcagcaaagcaaagaaaagaaaattccactCCCATCCCATCCAAATGA